The following proteins come from a genomic window of Diceros bicornis minor isolate mBicDic1 chromosome 4, mDicBic1.mat.cur, whole genome shotgun sequence:
- the RAB7B gene encoding ras-related protein Rab-7b isoform X2 codes for MNPRKKVDLKLIIIGALGVGKTSLLHQYVHKTFYEDYQTTLGASILSKIIILDDTTLKLQIWDTGGQERFRSMVSTFYKGSDGCILAFDVTDLESFEALDTWRGDVLAKTIPMEQSYPMVVLGNKIDLADRQVPREVAQGWCKEKDIPYFEVSAKNDINVVQAFEMLASRALSRYRSIIENYLTDSIKLSPEDQKRSKCC; via the exons ATGAATCCCCGGAAGAAGGTGGACCTGAAGCTCATCATCATTGGAGCCCTGGG TGTAGGAAAGACCTCCCTCCTCCACCAATATGTGCACAAGACATTTTACGAGGACTATCAGACCACACTAGGGGCCAGCATTCTCTCCAAGATTATCATACTGGATGACACAACTTTGAAGCTACAG ATTTGGGACACAGGCGGACAGGAGCGGTTCCGCTCTatggtgtccacattctacaaaGGCTCTGATGGCTGCATCCTGGCTTTTGATGTCACCGACCTGGAGTCCTTTGAAGCCCTGGATACCTGGCGGGGTGATGTTCTGGCCAAAACCATTCCAATGGAGCAGTCCTACCCCATGGTGGTGCTGGGCAACAAGATTGATCTGGCAGACCGGCAG GTGCCACGGGAGGTAGCCCAAGGCTGGTGTAAAGAGAAGGATAttccctattttgaagtcagtgcCAAGAATGACATCAATGTGGTACAAGCCTTTGAGATGCTGGCCAGTCGGGCTCTGTCGAGG tACCGAAGCATTATAGAGAACTACCTCACAGACTCCATCAAGCTCTCACCAGAAGACCAGAAGAGGAGTAAATGCTGCTGA
- the RAB7B gene encoding ras-related protein Rab-7b isoform X1, with product MNPRKKVDLKLIIIGALGVGKTSLLHQYVHKTFYEDYQTTLGASILSKIIILDDTTLKLQPRGAAALRFQIWDTGGQERFRSMVSTFYKGSDGCILAFDVTDLESFEALDTWRGDVLAKTIPMEQSYPMVVLGNKIDLADRQVPREVAQGWCKEKDIPYFEVSAKNDINVVQAFEMLASRALSRYRSIIENYLTDSIKLSPEDQKRSKCC from the exons ATGAATCCCCGGAAGAAGGTGGACCTGAAGCTCATCATCATTGGAGCCCTGGG TGTAGGAAAGACCTCCCTCCTCCACCAATATGTGCACAAGACATTTTACGAGGACTATCAGACCACACTAGGGGCCAGCATTCTCTCCAAGATTATCATACTGGATGACACAACTTTGAAGCTACAG CCCCGTGGGGCTGCTGCTCTTCGCTTTCAGATTTGGGACACAGGCGGACAGGAGCGGTTCCGCTCTatggtgtccacattctacaaaGGCTCTGATGGCTGCATCCTGGCTTTTGATGTCACCGACCTGGAGTCCTTTGAAGCCCTGGATACCTGGCGGGGTGATGTTCTGGCCAAAACCATTCCAATGGAGCAGTCCTACCCCATGGTGGTGCTGGGCAACAAGATTGATCTGGCAGACCGGCAG GTGCCACGGGAGGTAGCCCAAGGCTGGTGTAAAGAGAAGGATAttccctattttgaagtcagtgcCAAGAATGACATCAATGTGGTACAAGCCTTTGAGATGCTGGCCAGTCGGGCTCTGTCGAGG tACCGAAGCATTATAGAGAACTACCTCACAGACTCCATCAAGCTCTCACCAGAAGACCAGAAGAGGAGTAAATGCTGCTGA